Genomic DNA from Pseudomonas fluorescens:
CTTTCTTCCGTGAATAAGCAAGCCAGGAGAATTGATAGCAAAGTGAAATTATTTTGCCTTGGCGCGCGCATGGGGTCAATTTGTGTTGGAAGCATGCGGCGACCATTGGTCAGAAACGAAACTATTTTGGGAACTTTATAGGTCGGCCTGGCTCGTGGCAACAGGCGAACGCATTCCGAGGTGGCCCGGTGCATCTTGCCTAATGCGCGATCCCTCCATTATCAAAGCCTGGATTATTCAGGTCGCCTGACTTTTTTTAGATGTTTTTCGCCTGAAATACGTCATTGATCATGGATTCAGGACTTTCGAATCTTTCTTAGCGTTATACGCAAGATAACCCTTGTGGGAGCTGGCTCGCTCCCACAAGGGTTCATGGGGTTGCTTCAGGGCATCTGTGGCAGTTCCTGAGGCCGCAGATCGAACACCAGCACTTCGGCATCCTTGCCGTTGCTCAAGGTCAGGATTTGCTCCTCGCGCACCCGCACGCCATCACCTTCCTGCAGTGGTAGGCCATTGAGCTCGACAGCGCCTCGTGCCACGTGCACGTAGGCATAGCGTTCCGGCGCCAGGGTCAGGGTGGCGCTTTGCTCACCATCGAACAGTCCGGCGTAGACCCGTGCATCCTGGCGCACCTGGAGCGAGCCGTCGGTGCCGTCCGGGGAGATGATCAATTGCAGGCGACCGCGTTTCTGCTCGCTGCTGAAATGCTCCTGTTGATAGCGTGGCGTGGCGCCACTGACGTTGGGCACGATCCAGATCTGCAGGAAGTGCACCGGCTCGTCCGCACTGTGGTTGAACTCGCTGTGGGCCACGCCGCTGCCGGCGCTCATCAACTGCACGTCACCGGGGCGGATGACCGAGCCTGTGCCCAGGGTGTCCTTGTGTTCCAGGGCCCCTTCAAGCACGTAGGAAAAGATCTCCATGTCCCGGTGGGGATGCTGGCCGAAACCCTTGGCGGCGGCGACCCGGTCATCGTTGATGACCAGCAGGTCGGAGAAGCCTTGTTCGTTGAGGTCGCGGTAGCTGGCGAACGAGAAGGTGTGGAACGAGGTCAGCCAGCCGTGGCGGGCAATGCCGCGGTCCGAAGCTTTGCGAAGGGTCAGCATGGTCAATTCTCCTGATGTCTGTGGGCGACGACTGGGCCGTTCGCCGGGTTCAGAAGAAGATTAATGGTTATCCATATATTCAATAAGTGGGCAGAAAACGAAAGACTGTCCGTTACTGGTAGA
This window encodes:
- a CDS encoding pirin family protein, which codes for MLTLRKASDRGIARHGWLTSFHTFSFASYRDLNEQGFSDLLVINDDRVAAAKGFGQHPHRDMEIFSYVLEGALEHKDTLGTGSVIRPGDVQLMSAGSGVAHSEFNHSADEPVHFLQIWIVPNVSGATPRYQQEHFSSEQKRGRLQLIISPDGTDGSLQVRQDARVYAGLFDGEQSATLTLAPERYAYVHVARGAVELNGLPLQEGDGVRVREEQILTLSNGKDAEVLVFDLRPQELPQMP